In the genome of Methanopyrus kandleri AV19, one region contains:
- a CDS encoding phosphatase PAP2 family protein, with protein sequence MAEIVVRFDHRVIEKIPRRPHPVFELIGFIFSGWVLFPSSLILMLFDRPLGFQVLEALVLSMVSSEILKVVVGRPRPQREGRTPWGYSFPSTHTARVASLIPVFWKLSSNLGIVVVVVAIIVAISRVLSRAHYPSDVVAGFLLGYVVGWFVIW encoded by the coding sequence GTGGCTGAAATCGTAGTGCGGTTCGATCATCGCGTGATCGAGAAGATCCCGAGACGGCCCCACCCGGTCTTCGAGCTCATCGGTTTCATCTTCAGTGGTTGGGTTTTATTCCCCTCTTCTCTGATCCTAATGCTGTTCGACCGTCCGCTGGGTTTCCAGGTGCTCGAAGCGCTGGTCCTTTCCATGGTATCCAGCGAGATTTTGAAGGTGGTCGTCGGTAGACCCCGACCCCAGAGAGAAGGTAGAACTCCGTGGGGGTATTCTTTCCCCAGCACCCATACCGCCAGAGTGGCTTCGCTAATCCCGGTGTTCTGGAAGCTGTCCTCCAATTTGGGGATCGTGGTCGTCGTAGTGGCCATCATCGTGGCGATATCCAGAGTGCTTTCCCGGGCTCACTACCCGTCAGACGTGGTGGCGGGGTTCCTCCTCGGCTACGTAGTGGGGTGGTTCGTCATTTGGTGA
- a CDS encoding triphosphoribosyl-dephospho-CoA synthase, protein MNEPERIAVSLTLGALLEVSSWPKPGNVHRTRDFDDTRFEHFLASAVAAQPVLREVAEMATRGERVPLGRYLYEAVRHSMSAHTGGNTNLGILLLDVLLASALARASLDPSDVRREALKLAKETEERDAYYLYRAIRLAGAGGMRRIRGSRAPDVSRPEDVLEKGITMYEALQAAAHRDAVAEDWVRGLERSLRIGLRVIELREEYDINEAVVRTFLEELATRPDTLIWRKHGFRVALRVSEAAQEILRIAGDRPVTETRALYELDRELHEDGINPGSTADLLAAGVGYACYLGMRP, encoded by the coding sequence GTGAACGAGCCGGAGCGTATCGCCGTCAGCTTAACCCTCGGAGCGCTTCTGGAGGTCTCAAGTTGGCCTAAGCCCGGAAACGTCCACAGAACCAGGGATTTCGACGACACCAGGTTCGAGCACTTCCTGGCCAGCGCCGTCGCCGCACAGCCGGTACTCCGAGAAGTGGCGGAGATGGCGACCAGGGGAGAGCGCGTCCCGCTCGGGCGCTACCTCTACGAGGCGGTTCGACACTCCATGTCGGCTCACACCGGTGGGAACACGAATCTTGGTATCCTGCTCCTCGACGTCCTGCTAGCTTCAGCTCTTGCCCGTGCTTCCTTGGATCCCAGCGACGTTCGGCGTGAGGCCCTGAAGTTGGCGAAGGAGACCGAGGAGCGGGATGCGTACTACTTGTACCGGGCTATCAGGTTGGCCGGTGCCGGCGGGATGCGCAGGATCCGGGGATCCAGGGCTCCGGACGTTTCACGTCCGGAGGACGTGCTGGAGAAGGGGATAACGATGTACGAGGCGCTGCAGGCGGCCGCGCACCGTGATGCGGTAGCCGAGGATTGGGTGCGCGGACTCGAGCGCAGTCTTCGAATCGGCCTCCGTGTGATAGAGCTGCGCGAGGAGTACGACATCAACGAGGCGGTGGTTCGAACGTTCCTAGAAGAGCTCGCCACGCGGCCGGATACGCTGATTTGGAGGAAGCACGGATTCAGGGTGGCTTTACGAGTTTCCGAGGCTGCACAGGAAATCCTGCGGATCGCTGGGGACAGACCGGTGACCGAAACCCGAGCCCTCTATGAGCTCGACCGTGAGTTACACGAGGATGGTATAAACCCAGGCTCGACGGCCGATCTGTTGGCGGCGGGGGTAGGGTACGCTTGCTATCTGGGGATGAGACCCTGA
- a CDS encoding DUF447 domain-containing protein codes for MLSGDETLTVYLARVLSCPELFRVSTPEEARRIAEKILSGEIEPPLEFFGLRRDAVNEVLAVTDGPAGENVAPVGLRVRGDSIVVNLYPGSRTYENFVRTEELTACIVPDPIRFLKALSKELAIETVGDGTKVAEGTRAYLELEAKEIHEGKPLTAELQVVGWGLLHPRPRALVRGESALLEALVELTRIHLDEDHVDACKRALEVVKRTIWSEEYQWAVEKVERELRGKEDGPDHQDTSPRIRRATGG; via the coding sequence TTGCTATCTGGGGATGAGACCCTGACGGTGTACCTCGCCAGGGTACTCTCCTGTCCCGAGCTGTTCCGTGTAAGTACTCCGGAGGAGGCACGGCGGATCGCCGAGAAGATCTTGAGCGGGGAGATCGAACCTCCCCTGGAGTTCTTCGGACTGCGCCGGGATGCCGTCAATGAAGTTCTCGCGGTGACCGACGGGCCGGCGGGTGAAAACGTAGCACCTGTGGGGCTGCGCGTGCGCGGGGATTCCATCGTCGTGAACCTGTACCCGGGCTCTCGTACCTACGAGAACTTCGTTCGAACCGAAGAGCTCACCGCGTGTATAGTACCTGATCCCATCCGCTTCTTGAAAGCGCTGTCGAAGGAGTTGGCTATCGAGACCGTCGGGGACGGGACCAAGGTCGCGGAGGGGACCAGGGCTTACCTTGAGCTGGAAGCTAAGGAGATCCACGAAGGGAAACCGCTGACGGCGGAGTTGCAGGTTGTAGGGTGGGGGCTCCTCCACCCCCGTCCCCGAGCTCTAGTCCGGGGTGAGTCCGCCTTACTGGAAGCGCTCGTGGAGTTGACTCGAATCCACTTAGATGAGGACCACGTGGACGCCTGCAAAAGGGCTCTGGAAGTCGTCAAGAGGACGATTTGGAGTGAGGAGTACCAGTGGGCCGTCGAGAAAGTCGAACGAGAGCTACGGGGGAAAGAGGATGGGCCGGATCATCAGGATACCAGTCCACGGATTCGTCGAGCTACAGGGGGCTGA